Proteins encoded in a region of the Verrucomicrobiia bacterium genome:
- a CDS encoding 4a-hydroxytetrahydrobiopterin dehydratase, whose protein sequence is MAKLTTAQIKAALASLPEWKKQGSLIARTFVFKDFPAALRFVNKVAVAAEKAWHHPDIDIRWNRVTLALTTHDEGGLTAKDFQLAQKFNRLA, encoded by the coding sequence ATGGCCAAGCTGACCACCGCCCAAATCAAGGCCGCTCTGGCGTCGCTGCCGGAGTGGAAAAAACAGGGTTCTCTGATTGCGCGCACCTTCGTCTTCAAGGACTTTCCGGCGGCGTTGCGGTTTGTGAACAAGGTGGCCGTGGCCGCCGAAAAGGCCTGGCACCATCCCGACATCGACATTCGCTGGAACCGCGTCACGCTGGCGCTGACCACGCACGACGAAGGCGGACTGACCGCCAAGGATTTCCAGCTCGCCCAAAAGTTCAACCGGCTGGCGTAA